One window of the Tachypleus tridentatus isolate NWPU-2018 chromosome 10, ASM421037v1, whole genome shotgun sequence genome contains the following:
- the LOC143229870 gene encoding uncharacterized protein LOC143229870 has product MCTRGRYSLRYTPHAFYGRYAPQTQQLYGAYATHRAYGQPASRAYSHYGVYSQPASGAYAGHGAYGQPVSGAYAGYGAYGQPASGAYAGHGAYGQPASGAYAGHGAYGQPASGAYAGHGAYGQSASGAYAGHRAVTYGQPKVTFMARKLQSTDRVMVRLSPMVTKRFTLSAILTVVAICK; this is encoded by the coding sequence ATGTGTACTCGTGGTAGGTATAGTCTACGCTATACCCCACACGCATTCTACGGACGTTATGCTCCCCAGACTCAACAGCTTTACGGAGCCTATGCTACCCACAGGGCTTACGGTCAACCTGCTTCCAGAGCGTACTCCCATTACGGAGTCTATAGTCAACCCGCTTCTGGAGCTTATGCCGGACATGGAGCCTATGGTCAGCCTGTTTCTGGAGCTTATGCTGGGTATGGAGCCTATGGTCAACCTGCTTCTGGAGCTTATGCCGGACATGGAGCCTATGGTCAACCTGCTTCTGGAGCTTATGCCGGACATGGAGCCTATGGTCAACCTGCTTCTGGAGCTTATGCCGGACATGGAGCCTATGGTCAATCCGCTTCTGGAGCTTATGCTGGACACAGAGCTGTTACGTATGGTCAACCTAAGGTCACATTTATGGCCAGAAAACTCCAGTCTACGGACAGAGTAATGGTAAGGCTCAGTCCTATGGTCACGAAACGGTTTACACTGTCCGCGATCCTCACAGTAGTGGCCATATGCAAGTGA